In a single window of the Amycolatopsis sp. cg5 genome:
- a CDS encoding DUF2461 domain-containing protein, producing MKFAGFGEHAVEFYDGLLADNSKIYWDDNLTIYKEDVKAPMEALLKELEPEFGAGFGTGKIFRPYRDTRFSGDKTPYKTHCGAVIEQGRGGGAYYVEVGPEGLRVGGGCFHLESDQLARYRQAVDTDIHGKALEKVLASLRRAGWEIRGDQLKTKPRGFDDDHPRLDLLKYRSVYAVRVWEPDDALHERASLDRVKKAWRQVRAFNEWARDHVGTSEKPRR from the coding sequence ATGAAGTTCGCCGGCTTCGGTGAGCACGCCGTGGAGTTCTACGACGGCCTGCTCGCCGACAACTCCAAGATCTACTGGGACGACAACCTCACCATCTACAAGGAGGACGTCAAAGCGCCGATGGAGGCGCTGCTCAAGGAGCTGGAGCCCGAGTTCGGCGCGGGGTTCGGCACCGGCAAGATCTTCCGGCCGTACCGGGACACGCGGTTCTCCGGTGACAAGACGCCGTACAAGACGCACTGCGGCGCGGTGATCGAGCAGGGCCGCGGCGGCGGGGCGTACTACGTCGAGGTCGGGCCGGAGGGGCTGCGGGTCGGCGGCGGCTGTTTCCACCTGGAGTCCGACCAGCTCGCCAGGTACCGGCAGGCGGTCGACACCGACATCCACGGCAAGGCGCTGGAGAAGGTGCTCGCGAGCCTGCGCCGCGCGGGCTGGGAGATCAGGGGAGATCAGCTCAAGACCAAGCCGCGGGGATTCGACGACGACCACCCGAGGCTCGACCTGCTCAAGTACCGCTCGGTGTACGCGGTCCGCGTCTGGGAGCCGGACGACGCGCTGCACGAGCGCGCCTCGCTGGACCGTGTGAAGAAGGCGTGGCGGCAGGTCCGCGCGTTCAACGAATGGGCACGCGACCACGTCGGCACGAGCGAGAAACCCCGCCGCTAA